One genomic region from Leifsonia poae encodes:
- the dhaK gene encoding dihydroxyacetone kinase subunit DhaK, translated as MKKLINGVTDVVSESLDGFARAHADIVTVSHDPDFVSRADGPVPGKVGLVSGGGSGHEPLHAGFVGRGMLDAAVPGPVFTSPTPMPIVEATKAADGGAGVLHIVKNYTGDVLNFETAADLVAAEGISVRSVVTNDDVAVQDSLYTAGRRGVAGTVLVEKIAGAAADRGDDLDAVTAVAEKVNANVRSMGLALTAGTVPHAGEPGFDIGDDEVEFGVGIHGEPGRERIKLEPVDQLVDRLMAAILDDLPFASGDTVLLFVNGMGGTPLSELYIVFRRAAEILDERGIILGRSLVGSLVTSLEMQGASISVLKLDDELTALWDAPVHTAALRWGL; from the coding sequence ATGAAGAAGCTCATCAACGGCGTCACAGACGTCGTGAGCGAGTCTCTCGACGGGTTCGCCCGAGCTCATGCCGACATCGTCACGGTGTCGCATGATCCTGATTTCGTGTCGCGGGCCGATGGTCCGGTGCCGGGCAAAGTCGGCCTCGTCAGCGGAGGTGGCAGCGGTCACGAACCCCTGCATGCCGGTTTCGTCGGTCGGGGGATGCTCGACGCCGCCGTTCCCGGGCCGGTGTTCACCTCGCCGACGCCGATGCCGATCGTCGAGGCCACCAAGGCCGCCGATGGCGGCGCGGGCGTGCTGCACATCGTGAAGAACTACACCGGCGACGTGCTGAATTTCGAGACGGCCGCCGATCTCGTGGCAGCCGAGGGCATCAGCGTGCGCTCCGTCGTGACGAATGACGACGTCGCCGTGCAGGATTCGCTCTACACGGCCGGTCGGCGCGGGGTGGCGGGAACGGTGCTGGTGGAGAAGATCGCGGGCGCGGCGGCCGATCGCGGCGATGACCTCGATGCGGTGACCGCGGTGGCGGAGAAGGTCAACGCCAATGTGCGTTCGATGGGTCTGGCGCTCACTGCCGGAACCGTGCCGCACGCCGGTGAGCCGGGATTCGACATCGGCGACGACGAGGTCGAGTTCGGTGTGGGCATCCACGGCGAACCGGGTCGTGAGCGGATCAAACTGGAACCGGTCGACCAGCTTGTCGACCGATTGATGGCCGCGATCCTCGACGATCTGCCCTTCGCCTCGGGGGACACCGTGCTGCTCTTCGTCAACGGCATGGGAGGCACGCCGCTGTCGGAGCTCTACATCGTGTTCCGGCGCGCGGCGGAGATTCTCGATGAGCGCGGCATCATCCTCGGCCGGTCGCTGGTCGGCAGCCTGGTGACCTCGCTGGAGATGCAGGGCGCGTCGATCTCCGTGCTGAAACTGGATGACGAGCTCACGGCCCTCTGGGACGCGCCCGTTCACACCGCCGCACTGCGGTGGGGTCTCTGA
- a CDS encoding putative RNA methyltransferase: protein MTVPPPPSAEPDTLASWLRCPVCAEPLEAVERLALGCTTGHRFDVNKRGYVTLLPGGTKFIGDSTAMLDARDTVLEGGVFAPVAAAIASAARGQRIVDAGAGTGYYLRATMGAHLGSRGLALDLSPAAVARAVRSSPSIVGVVADTWRPLPVRTGCCDTVLDVFAPRNLPEFHRILRRDGRLVVVVPRPDHLIELRADGGMLDVPADKAEDVIVSAQPLFSLLEREHLTHQLWLDTAIRSALVAMGPSAHHAMDTSVSATSATVSVDVLVFQAAAA, encoded by the coding sequence ATGACCGTCCCACCTCCCCCGAGCGCCGAGCCCGACACCCTTGCCTCGTGGCTTCGCTGCCCGGTGTGCGCCGAGCCGCTCGAAGCCGTGGAGCGTCTCGCCCTGGGGTGCACCACAGGGCACCGCTTCGACGTCAACAAGCGGGGCTATGTCACCCTCCTGCCGGGTGGCACGAAGTTCATCGGAGATAGCACGGCGATGCTCGACGCTCGCGACACCGTGCTGGAGGGGGGCGTGTTCGCCCCCGTTGCCGCGGCTATCGCCTCCGCCGCACGAGGACAGCGCATCGTCGATGCCGGCGCCGGAACCGGCTACTACCTCCGCGCGACGATGGGCGCGCATCTCGGATCCCGCGGACTCGCCCTCGACCTCTCCCCCGCCGCTGTCGCCCGCGCCGTCCGATCCTCGCCCTCGATCGTCGGCGTCGTCGCCGACACCTGGCGACCCCTCCCCGTGCGCACCGGATGCTGCGACACGGTGCTCGACGTGTTCGCTCCCCGAAACCTCCCCGAGTTCCACCGCATTCTGCGCCGCGACGGACGTCTGGTCGTCGTGGTCCCTCGGCCCGACCATCTCATCGAGCTGAGGGCCGACGGTGGCATGCTCGACGTCCCGGCCGACAAGGCGGAAGACGTGATCGTGTCTGCACAGCCTCTGTTCAGCCTTCTGGAGCGAGAACACCTCACACACCAGCTCTGGCTTGATACGGCAATTCGGAGCGCCCTGGTGGCGATGGGGCCCTCCGCGCATCACGCGATGGACACCTCGGTTTCGGCTACGAGCGCCACCGTCTCGGTCGACGTGCTGGTCTTCCAAGCCGCGGCCGCCTAG
- the qcrA gene encoding cytochrome bc1 complex Rieske iron-sulfur subunit — protein sequence MAQDDNSGHELTTASSSAVDVHRTGDPGTAVIIRDTVENPGFPPHRPRVTDLDPKKERRAERTVYTLFYLSIVGSVWAVAAYMAFPINDNDPGSVRLNNLFIGLGIALALLAIGIGAVHWGKALMHEKEGVDLRHPVRGSESSTERAVEIFRQADEESGFSRRTLVRNSLIGALIAFPLPAVVLFRGLAPENADPVVLLSHTMWAKGTRLTRDPSGTPIKASDVTLGSAFHVIPEGLNEKEDRLEEKAKAAVLLMRLKPEDLHVSKGRENWNYDGIVAYSKICTHVGCPVALYEQQTHHLLCPCHQSQFDITHEAEVIFGPAKRPLPQLPITVDAEGYLVARSDFTEPVGPSFWERH from the coding sequence ATGGCACAGGACGATAACAGCGGTCACGAGCTGACCACTGCCAGCTCGTCAGCCGTCGACGTCCACCGGACAGGCGATCCGGGAACGGCGGTGATCATCCGCGACACGGTCGAGAACCCCGGGTTCCCGCCGCACCGTCCGCGGGTCACCGACCTCGACCCGAAGAAAGAGCGCCGGGCCGAGCGAACGGTCTACACGCTGTTCTACCTCTCGATCGTCGGAAGCGTCTGGGCCGTCGCCGCCTACATGGCGTTCCCCATCAACGACAACGACCCCGGTTCGGTCCGCCTGAACAACCTGTTCATCGGTCTCGGCATCGCCCTGGCGCTGCTCGCCATCGGCATCGGCGCCGTGCACTGGGGCAAGGCACTCATGCACGAGAAGGAGGGCGTCGACCTCCGCCACCCCGTGCGTGGTTCGGAGAGCTCCACCGAGCGCGCCGTCGAGATCTTCCGGCAGGCCGACGAAGAGTCGGGCTTCAGCCGTCGCACTCTGGTTCGGAACAGCCTCATCGGCGCACTGATCGCGTTCCCGCTGCCCGCCGTCGTCCTGTTCCGCGGCCTCGCGCCCGAGAACGCCGACCCGGTCGTCCTGCTGTCGCACACCATGTGGGCGAAGGGCACCCGGCTCACCCGTGACCCGTCCGGCACGCCGATCAAGGCGTCCGACGTCACCCTGGGATCCGCGTTCCACGTGATTCCGGAGGGGCTCAACGAGAAGGAAGACCGTCTCGAGGAGAAAGCGAAGGCCGCCGTTCTGCTCATGCGCCTCAAGCCGGAAGACCTCCACGTCTCCAAGGGCCGCGAGAACTGGAACTACGACGGCATCGTCGCCTATTCCAAGATCTGCACGCACGTCGGATGCCCGGTGGCGCTCTACGAACAGCAGACCCACCACCTCCTGTGCCCGTGCCACCAGTCGCAGTTCGACATCACGCACGAGGCCGAGGTCATCTTCGGTCCTGCAAAGCGTCCGCTGCCGCAGCTGCCGATCACCGTGGATGCCGAAGGCTACCTCGTCGCGCGCAGCGACTTCACCGAGCCTGTCGGCCCGAGCTTCTGGGAGCGTCATTGA
- the ctaE gene encoding aa3-type cytochrome oxidase subunit III — protein MVTVTSTSISPTASAPSINRPNVVAVGTIVWLGSEVMFFAGLFAIYFTLRSTSPGLWAAETAHLNVPYSLTNTIILVSSSFTCQAGVFAAERLQPRATGWSPRKWGMVEWFTLTYALGAIFVSGQILEYATLVSEGISLSSNAYGSAFYLTTGFHGLHVTGGLIAFLLVIGRAFAVKTFGHKEATSAIVVSYYWHFVDVVWIGLFLVIYVLK, from the coding sequence ATGGTTACCGTGACGAGCACCTCAATATCTCCTACGGCGAGTGCGCCTTCCATCAACCGGCCCAATGTGGTGGCCGTCGGCACCATTGTCTGGCTGGGCAGTGAGGTCATGTTCTTCGCGGGTCTCTTCGCGATCTACTTCACCCTCCGCTCCACGTCCCCCGGACTCTGGGCAGCGGAGACCGCGCACTTGAACGTTCCGTACTCCCTCACGAACACGATCATCCTTGTGTCGAGTTCGTTCACCTGCCAGGCCGGCGTCTTCGCGGCGGAGCGGCTCCAGCCGCGCGCCACGGGCTGGAGCCCGCGCAAATGGGGAATGGTCGAGTGGTTCACACTCACATACGCGCTCGGCGCGATCTTCGTCTCCGGCCAGATCCTCGAGTACGCCACGCTCGTCTCCGAGGGCATCTCGCTGAGCTCCAACGCCTACGGTTCGGCGTTCTACCTCACCACCGGATTCCACGGTCTCCACGTCACGGGCGGCCTCATCGCCTTCCTTCTCGTCATCGGTCGAGCCTTCGCTGTGAAGACCTTCGGCCATAAAGAGGCGACGAGCGCGATCGTCGTCTCGTACTACTGGCACTTCGTCGACGTCGTCTGGATCGGGCTCTTCCTGGTCATCTACGTTCTCAAATAG
- the qcrB gene encoding cytochrome bc1 complex cytochrome b subunit — MSTTTAAPPAAPAEVKKGGFTAAAANYIEDRTSISGAVKEFGRKIFPDHWSFLLGEVALYSFIVILLTGTFLTFFFQASMAEVVYHGSYVPLKGVEMSAAMSSTLNISFEIRGGLLMRQIHHWAALLFVAAIGLHMLRIFFTGAFRKPRELNWVIGFVLFILAMAEGFTGYSLPDDLLSGNGLRIIDGMVKGIPVIGTWTSFLIFGGEFPGTAIVGRLYTLHILLLPALVLAFIALHLMFVVIHKHTQYAAPGRTQANVVGYPVLPVYAAKAGGFFFIVFGVLALIASLFTINPIWNYGPYDPSPVSAGTQPDWYIGFADGALRLIPPGWEFVWLDRTWSFNIIVPLVVLGAFIVTVMFYPFIEGWITGDKREHHILDRPRNAATRTAIGAAGVTFYAGLWSAASSDIIATHFKLTMEGVIHSIQAIVIIGPFIAYFLTKRICIALQKKDRSIALHGYESGRIVKLPGGEFIEVHEQLDEYERWRLVSFDTYEPLMLRPNSKGKITFGNRLRAGISRWFFEDRILPPTKGELESGHGHH, encoded by the coding sequence TTGAGTACCACAACCGCCGCGCCTCCCGCGGCACCCGCCGAGGTCAAGAAGGGCGGCTTCACCGCCGCCGCCGCGAACTATATCGAAGACCGCACGAGCATCTCGGGCGCCGTCAAGGAGTTCGGTCGCAAGATCTTCCCCGACCACTGGTCGTTCCTGCTCGGTGAGGTCGCGCTCTACAGCTTCATCGTCATCCTGCTCACGGGAACGTTCCTGACGTTCTTCTTCCAGGCATCGATGGCCGAGGTCGTTTACCACGGCTCCTACGTCCCCCTCAAGGGCGTGGAGATGTCGGCGGCCATGTCGAGCACGCTCAACATCTCGTTCGAGATCCGCGGCGGTCTGCTCATGCGGCAGATCCACCACTGGGCGGCGCTGCTCTTCGTCGCGGCCATCGGCCTGCACATGCTGCGCATCTTCTTCACCGGCGCCTTCCGCAAGCCGCGCGAGCTGAACTGGGTGATCGGCTTCGTGCTGTTCATTCTGGCGATGGCCGAAGGCTTCACGGGATACTCCCTCCCGGACGACCTGCTCTCGGGCAACGGCCTCCGCATCATCGACGGCATGGTCAAGGGCATCCCGGTGATCGGAACGTGGACCTCGTTCCTGATCTTCGGCGGCGAGTTCCCGGGAACGGCGATCGTCGGGCGTCTCTACACCCTGCACATCCTGTTGCTACCGGCGCTGGTGCTCGCCTTCATCGCACTACACCTGATGTTCGTGGTGATCCACAAGCACACGCAGTACGCCGCCCCGGGCCGCACCCAGGCCAACGTCGTCGGCTACCCGGTCCTGCCGGTGTACGCCGCGAAGGCCGGTGGCTTTTTCTTCATCGTGTTCGGTGTCCTCGCGCTCATCGCGTCGCTGTTCACCATCAACCCGATCTGGAACTATGGTCCGTACGACCCCTCACCGGTCTCCGCCGGCACACAACCCGACTGGTACATCGGCTTCGCCGACGGCGCTCTGCGTCTGATCCCGCCGGGCTGGGAGTTCGTCTGGCTCGACCGCACCTGGTCGTTCAACATCATCGTTCCACTCGTCGTGCTCGGTGCGTTCATCGTCACGGTGATGTTCTACCCCTTCATCGAGGGTTGGATCACCGGCGACAAGCGCGAGCACCACATCCTGGACCGTCCGCGCAATGCGGCCACACGCACCGCGATCGGTGCGGCGGGGGTCACGTTCTACGCCGGTCTCTGGTCGGCGGCGAGCTCGGACATCATCGCCACGCACTTCAAGCTGACGATGGAGGGTGTGATCCACTCCATCCAGGCGATCGTCATCATCGGGCCGTTCATCGCGTACTTCCTCACCAAGCGCATCTGTATCGCGCTGCAGAAGAAGGACCGCAGCATCGCCTTGCACGGCTACGAGTCCGGCCGCATCGTGAAGCTCCCGGGTGGCGAGTTCATCGAGGTGCATGAGCAGCTCGACGAGTACGAGCGCTGGCGACTGGTGAGTTTCGACACCTATGAACCGCTGATGCTCCGTCCGAACAGCAAGGGCAAGATCACCTTCGGCAACCGCTTGCGGGCGGGGATCTCTCGCTGGTTCTTCGAAGACCGCATCCTGCCCCCGACCAAGGGCGAACTCGAATCCGGCCACGGCCACCACTGA
- the qcrC gene encoding cytochrome bc1 complex diheme cytochrome c subunit, with amino-acid sequence MRANTRTTTKSPRKGGRRHPLATVALIAIGLGLTGGAYAAFNTSTASAEPQSAASTQESVDQGKKLFQSNCATCHGLQAAGTTNGPSLIGVGAAAVDFQVGTGRMPMAMQGPQAPEKPVQFTDAQIKALADYVASLAPGPSIPEQKWLNGDGNAATGGELFRVNCAMCHNVAGAGGALTEGKYAPSLNGVSAAHIYEAMITGPQNMPVFNDMNISPQGKADIITYLKYIQNNPSPGGFELGSLGPVAEGLFLWIFGLGAIVALTVWITAKSN; translated from the coding sequence ATGCGCGCGAATACACGCACCACGACGAAGTCCCCCCGCAAGGGCGGACGTCGTCACCCTCTCGCCACGGTCGCTCTGATCGCGATCGGCCTCGGCCTCACCGGCGGCGCCTACGCGGCGTTCAACACGTCGACCGCCTCGGCCGAACCGCAGTCCGCCGCGTCGACGCAAGAATCCGTCGACCAGGGCAAGAAGCTCTTCCAGTCGAACTGCGCCACCTGCCACGGCCTCCAGGCCGCCGGAACGACGAACGGGCCGAGCCTGATCGGCGTCGGCGCCGCCGCGGTCGACTTCCAGGTCGGCACCGGCCGTATGCCGATGGCCATGCAGGGCCCGCAGGCCCCGGAGAAGCCCGTCCAGTTCACAGACGCGCAGATCAAGGCCCTCGCCGACTACGTCGCCTCGCTGGCCCCCGGCCCCTCGATCCCCGAACAGAAGTGGCTGAACGGCGACGGCAACGCCGCAACGGGCGGCGAACTCTTCCGCGTCAACTGCGCCATGTGCCACAACGTCGCCGGCGCCGGTGGCGCGCTGACCGAAGGCAAGTACGCTCCCTCGCTCAACGGTGTCAGCGCCGCACACATCTATGAGGCCATGATCACCGGCCCGCAGAACATGCCGGTGTTCAACGACATGAACATCTCGCCGCAAGGCAAGGCAGACATCATCACGTACCTCAAGTACATCCAGAACAACCCGTCGCCGGGTGGTTTCGAGCTCGGATCGCTCGGCCCGGTGGCCGAGGGTCTGTTCCTGTGGATCTTCGGTCTCGGTGCCATCGTCGCGCTGACCGTGTGGATCACGGCGAAATCGAACTAG
- the trpD gene encoding anthranilate phosphoribosyltransferase — protein MSEMQSWSSILTALLEREDLSVADAAWAMDQVMTGEATQAQLAAFLIALRAKGETVDEIVGFRDAILDHAVPLPVDPMALDIVGTGGDRFGTVNISTTASIVAAATGVPVIKHGNRAASSSSGSSDVLAELGIDLALPPEKVAEVLQRAGITFAFASAFHPGFANAAPVRAQLGVPTVFNYLGPLCNPARPEASAVGVATLDRVPLFVGVFQTRGATALVFRGDDGLDELSTTGHSHVWEVSRGLVTEHDIDPRDLGIPRAKMDDLLGKDAAYNASVVRAVLAGEEGPVRDIVLLNAAAGLVAYELASDPSRVQEAILDRFRSTMAVAAQAIDSGAAAAKLDEWVAATH, from the coding sequence ATGTCGGAAATGCAGTCCTGGTCGTCGATTCTCACCGCATTGCTGGAGCGGGAGGATCTGAGTGTCGCCGACGCGGCATGGGCGATGGACCAGGTCATGACCGGAGAGGCCACCCAGGCTCAGCTCGCGGCGTTCCTCATCGCCCTGCGCGCCAAGGGCGAGACGGTGGACGAGATCGTCGGTTTCCGCGACGCGATCCTCGACCACGCTGTTCCCCTGCCCGTGGACCCGATGGCGCTCGACATCGTCGGAACCGGGGGGGACCGGTTCGGCACCGTGAACATCTCGACCACCGCATCCATCGTCGCGGCGGCCACGGGCGTACCCGTGATCAAGCACGGCAATCGCGCCGCGAGCTCCTCGTCGGGCTCCTCGGATGTCTTGGCCGAGCTCGGCATCGACCTCGCCCTTCCACCCGAGAAGGTGGCGGAGGTGCTTCAGCGGGCCGGGATCACCTTCGCGTTCGCCTCGGCGTTCCACCCGGGATTCGCCAACGCCGCCCCGGTGCGCGCCCAGCTCGGCGTTCCGACCGTCTTCAACTACCTCGGACCGCTCTGCAACCCCGCGCGCCCGGAGGCCTCGGCCGTCGGCGTGGCGACGCTCGACCGGGTGCCGCTGTTCGTCGGCGTCTTCCAAACGCGGGGCGCGACCGCTCTCGTCTTCCGGGGTGACGATGGGCTCGACGAGCTCTCCACCACCGGTCACAGCCACGTCTGGGAGGTCTCCCGCGGGCTGGTCACCGAGCACGACATCGATCCGCGCGACCTCGGCATCCCGCGCGCGAAGATGGACGATCTGCTCGGAAAGGACGCCGCGTACAACGCGAGCGTCGTGCGTGCCGTGCTGGCGGGCGAAGAAGGTCCCGTGCGCGACATCGTGTTACTCAACGCGGCGGCCGGACTCGTGGCATACGAGCTCGCGTCCGACCCGTCGAGGGTTCAGGAAGCCATCCTGGATCGGTTCCGTTCGACAATGGCGGTCGCCGCCCAGGCGATCGACTCCGGGGCTGCGGCCGCGAAGCTCGATGAGTGGGTGGCGGCGACGCACTGA